A single Streptomyces sannanensis DNA region contains:
- a CDS encoding polyribonucleotide nucleotidyltransferase has product MENETHYAEAVIDNGAFGTRTIRFETGRLAKQAAGSAVAYLDDDTMVLSATTASKNPKDQLDFFPLTVDVEERMYSAGKIPGSFFRREGRPSEDAILTCRLIDRPLRPSFKKGLRNEIQVVATVMALNPDHLYDVVAINAASASTQLAGLPFSGPIGGVRVALIRGQWVAFPTHSELEDAVFDMVVAGRTLSDGDVAIMMVEAEATDKTVKLVEGGAEAPTEEIVAAGLDAAKPFIKVLCKAQADLAAKAAKPTAEFPIFLDYQDDVLEALTAAVRSELAAALTIAGKQERENELDRVKALAAEKLLPEFEGREKEISAAYRSLTKALVRERVIKERKRIDGRGVTDIRTLAAEVEAIPRVHGSALFERGETQILGVTTLNMLRMEQQLDTLSPVTRKRYMHNYNFPPYSTGETGRVGSPKRREIGHGALAERALVPVLPSREEFPYAIRQVSEALGSNGSTSMGSVCASTMSLLNAGVPLKAPVAGIAMGLISQEIDGETHYVTLTDILGAEDAFGDMDFKVAGTKEFVTALQLDTKLDGIPASVLAAALKQARDARLHILDVMMEAIDRPDEMSPNAPRIITVKIPVDKIGEVIGPKGKMINQIQEDTGAEITIEDDGTIYIGAADGPSAEAARTTINSIANPTMPEVGERYLGTVVKTTTFGAFVSLLPGKDGLLHISQIRKLAGGKRVENVEDVLGVGQKVQVEIAEIDSRGKLSLIPVIEGEEGDENENEDDSAK; this is encoded by the coding sequence GTGGAGAACGAGACCCACTACGCCGAAGCCGTCATTGACAACGGCGCCTTCGGCACCCGGACCATCCGCTTCGAGACGGGCCGCCTGGCCAAGCAGGCCGCCGGTTCCGCCGTGGCGTACCTGGACGACGACACCATGGTGCTGTCGGCCACCACCGCGTCCAAGAACCCCAAGGACCAGCTCGACTTCTTCCCCCTGACGGTGGACGTCGAGGAGCGCATGTACAGCGCCGGCAAGATCCCCGGCAGCTTCTTCCGCCGCGAGGGCCGCCCCTCCGAGGACGCGATCCTCACCTGCCGTCTGATCGACCGCCCGCTGCGTCCGTCCTTCAAGAAGGGCCTGCGCAACGAGATCCAGGTCGTCGCGACGGTCATGGCGCTCAACCCCGACCACCTCTACGACGTGGTCGCCATCAACGCCGCCTCCGCCTCCACCCAGCTGGCGGGTCTGCCGTTCTCCGGCCCGATCGGCGGCGTCCGCGTCGCGCTGATCCGCGGCCAGTGGGTGGCCTTCCCGACCCACAGCGAGCTCGAGGACGCCGTCTTCGACATGGTGGTCGCGGGCCGCACCCTGTCGGACGGCGACGTCGCGATCATGATGGTCGAGGCCGAGGCCACCGACAAGACCGTCAAGCTGGTCGAGGGCGGCGCCGAGGCGCCGACCGAGGAGATCGTCGCCGCCGGTCTCGACGCCGCGAAGCCGTTCATCAAGGTCCTGTGCAAGGCCCAGGCCGACCTGGCCGCCAAGGCCGCGAAGCCGACCGCCGAGTTCCCGATCTTCCTCGACTACCAGGACGACGTCCTGGAGGCGCTGACCGCCGCGGTCAGGAGCGAGCTCGCCGCCGCGCTGACCATCGCCGGCAAGCAGGAGCGCGAGAACGAGCTGGACCGCGTCAAGGCGCTCGCCGCCGAGAAGCTCCTGCCGGAGTTCGAGGGCCGCGAGAAGGAGATCTCCGCCGCGTACCGTTCGCTGACCAAGGCCCTGGTCCGTGAGCGCGTCATCAAGGAGCGCAAGCGCATCGACGGCCGTGGCGTCACGGACATCCGTACGCTGGCCGCCGAGGTCGAGGCGATCCCGCGCGTCCACGGCTCCGCCCTGTTCGAGCGTGGCGAGACCCAGATCCTGGGCGTCACCACCCTCAACATGCTCCGCATGGAGCAGCAGCTGGACACCCTCTCCCCGGTGACCCGCAAGCGCTACATGCACAACTACAACTTCCCGCCGTACTCCACCGGTGAGACCGGCCGCGTCGGCTCCCCGAAGCGCCGCGAGATCGGCCACGGCGCGCTCGCCGAGCGCGCACTGGTGCCGGTGCTGCCGAGCCGCGAGGAGTTCCCGTACGCGATCCGTCAGGTGTCCGAGGCCCTCGGCTCCAACGGCTCGACGTCCATGGGTTCGGTCTGCGCCTCCACCATGTCGCTGCTGAACGCCGGTGTGCCGCTGAAGGCCCCGGTCGCCGGTATCGCCATGGGTCTGATCTCCCAGGAGATCGACGGCGAGACGCACTACGTCACCCTCACCGACATCCTCGGTGCGGAGGACGCCTTCGGTGACATGGACTTCAAGGTCGCCGGTACGAAGGAGTTCGTGACCGCCCTCCAGCTCGACACCAAGCTGGACGGCATCCCGGCCTCCGTGCTGGCCGCGGCGCTCAAGCAGGCCCGCGACGCGCGTCTCCACATCCTCGACGTGATGATGGAGGCCATCGACCGTCCGGACGAGATGTCCCCGAACGCCCCGCGGATCATCACCGTCAAGATCCCGGTGGACAAGATCGGTGAGGTCATCGGCCCCAAGGGCAAGATGATCAACCAGATCCAGGAGGACACCGGCGCCGAGATCACCATCGAGGACGACGGCACCATCTACATCGGTGCCGCCGACGGCCCGTCCGCCGAGGCCGCTCGTACGACGATCAACAGCATCGCCAACCCGACCATGCCGGAGGTCGGCGAGCGCTACCTGGGCACGGTCGTCAAGACCACCACCTTCGGTGCGTTCGTGTCGCTGCTCCCGGGCAAGGACGGTCTGCTGCACATCTCGCAGATCCGCAAGCTCGCCGGCGGCAAGCGCGTGGAGAACGTCGAGGACGTCCTCGGTGTGGGCCAGAAGGTCCAGGTCGAGATCGCCGAGATCGACTCCCGTGGCAAGCTCTCCCTCATCCCCGTGATCGAGGGTGAAGAGGGCGATGAGAACGAGAACGAGGACGACTCCGCCAAGTGA
- a CDS encoding pitrilysin family protein codes for MTSRSSRTTARTSSEARAVARTQTLLKGKDGIGTVRRTTLPGGLRVVTETLPSVRSATFGIWAHVGSRDETPTLNGATHYLEHLLFKGTEKRSALDISAALDAVGGEMNAFTAKEYTCYYARVLDTDLPLAIDVVCDMLTGSLILEEDVDAERGVILEEIAMTEDDPGDVVHDLFAHTMFGETPLGRPVLGTVDTIEALSADRIRRFYKKHYDPTHLVVAAAGNVDHAKVVRLVRAAFEKAGALSGTDAVPVGPRGGARAIRTAGRVELLGRKTEQAHVVLGMPGLARTDDRRWAMGVLNTALGGGMSSRLFQEVREKRGLAYSVYSYTSGFADCGLFGVYAGCRPSQVHDVLKICRDELDRVAHQGLSDEEISRAIGQLSGSTVLGLEDTGALMNRIGKSELCWGSQMSVDDMLAQIASVTPDDVRDVARDVLGRRPSLSVIGPLKDRQADRLHDAVS; via the coding sequence GTGACGTCCCGTAGTTCCAGGACGACGGCCCGCACCTCCTCGGAGGCGCGGGCCGTCGCCCGTACCCAAACGCTCCTCAAGGGCAAGGACGGCATCGGTACGGTCCGCCGCACCACCCTCCCCGGCGGCCTGCGCGTGGTCACCGAGACCCTGCCCTCCGTGCGCTCCGCGACCTTCGGCATCTGGGCCCACGTCGGCTCCCGCGACGAGACGCCCACGCTCAACGGCGCCACCCACTACCTGGAACACCTCCTCTTCAAGGGCACCGAGAAGCGCAGTGCCCTCGACATCTCCGCCGCCCTCGACGCGGTCGGCGGCGAGATGAACGCCTTCACGGCGAAGGAGTACACCTGCTACTACGCACGGGTCCTCGACACCGACCTGCCGCTGGCCATCGACGTGGTCTGCGACATGCTCACCGGCTCTCTGATCCTCGAAGAGGACGTCGACGCCGAGCGCGGTGTCATCCTCGAAGAGATCGCGATGACCGAGGACGACCCGGGCGATGTCGTCCACGACCTCTTCGCGCACACGATGTTCGGCGAAACACCGCTGGGCCGTCCGGTCCTCGGCACCGTCGACACCATCGAGGCGCTCTCCGCGGACCGTATCCGCCGCTTCTACAAGAAGCACTACGACCCGACGCACCTTGTCGTCGCGGCGGCGGGCAACGTCGACCACGCCAAGGTGGTACGCCTGGTGCGTGCCGCCTTCGAGAAGGCCGGCGCCCTCAGCGGCACGGACGCGGTGCCCGTCGGGCCGCGCGGCGGCGCCCGCGCCATCCGCACCGCGGGACGGGTCGAGCTGCTCGGCCGCAAGACCGAGCAGGCCCATGTCGTCCTCGGCATGCCGGGCCTGGCCCGCACCGACGACCGCCGCTGGGCCATGGGCGTTCTCAACACGGCCCTCGGCGGCGGCATGTCCTCCCGCCTCTTCCAGGAGGTCCGGGAGAAGCGCGGCCTGGCCTACAGCGTGTACTCGTACACCTCGGGCTTCGCCGACTGCGGCCTCTTCGGCGTCTACGCCGGCTGCCGGCCCAGCCAGGTCCACGATGTCCTCAAGATCTGCCGGGACGAACTCGACCGGGTCGCCCACCAGGGCCTCTCGGACGAGGAGATCAGCCGCGCCATAGGCCAGCTCTCCGGTTCCACCGTCCTCGGGCTCGAGGACACCGGTGCCCTGATGAACCGGATCGGCAAGAGCGAGCTGTGCTGGGGCTCCCAGATGTCGGTCGACGACATGCTGGCGCAGATAGCGTCGGTCACCCCGGACGACGTCCGGGACGTCGCCCGTGACGTCCTGGGCCGGCGTCCTTCGCTGTCGGTGATCGGCCCGCTGAAGGACCGGCAGGCCGACCGTCTCCACGACGCGGTCTCCTGA
- the dapB gene encoding 4-hydroxy-tetrahydrodipicolinate reductase: MSKLRVAVLGAKGRIGSEAVRAVEAADDMELVAALGRDDKLETLVESKAQVVVELTTPASVMGNLDFCVRHGIHVVVGTTGWTDERLAQLGTSLAASPETGVLIAPNFSIGAVLGMKFAQQAARYFESVEVIELHHPDKVDAPSGTATRTAQLIATARAEAGCAPQPDATVTALDGARGANVDGVPVHSIRLRGLLAHQQVLLGGEGETLTIRHDSMHHRSFMPGILLGVRRVVSAPGLTYGLENFLDLG, encoded by the coding sequence ATGAGCAAGCTGCGCGTGGCCGTTCTCGGTGCCAAGGGCCGTATCGGTTCCGAGGCCGTACGAGCCGTCGAGGCCGCCGACGACATGGAGCTGGTGGCCGCACTCGGCCGGGACGACAAGCTGGAGACCCTGGTCGAGAGCAAGGCCCAGGTCGTGGTCGAGCTGACCACCCCCGCCTCGGTGATGGGCAACCTCGACTTCTGCGTGCGCCACGGCATCCACGTCGTCGTCGGCACCACCGGCTGGACCGACGAACGCCTCGCGCAGCTGGGCACCTCGCTCGCCGCCTCCCCGGAGACCGGCGTGCTGATCGCGCCGAACTTCTCCATCGGCGCCGTCCTCGGCATGAAGTTCGCGCAGCAGGCCGCGCGCTACTTCGAGTCGGTCGAGGTCATCGAGCTGCACCACCCCGACAAGGTGGACGCCCCGTCCGGCACCGCGACCCGAACGGCTCAGCTGATCGCCACGGCCCGCGCCGAGGCCGGCTGCGCCCCTCAGCCCGACGCCACGGTCACCGCCCTGGACGGCGCCCGCGGCGCGAACGTGGACGGTGTCCCGGTGCACTCGATCCGGCTGCGCGGGCTGCTCGCCCACCAGCAGGTGCTGCTGGGCGGCGAGGGCGAGACCCTCACCATCCGGCACGACTCGATGCACCACCGGAGCTTCATGCCGGGCATCCTGCTCGGCGTCCGCCGCGTGGTGTCGGCCCCGGGCCTCACCTACGGCCTGGAAAACTTCCTCGACCTCGGCTGA
- the thyX gene encoding FAD-dependent thymidylate synthase, with the protein MTDTPTETAKPSFRSDVTVELVKHTAGDSDVLWAARVSTAGEQSLDELRKDPDRSQGLINYLMRDRHGSPFEHNSMTFFISAPIFVFREFMRHRVGWSYNEESGRYRELQPVFYIPSESRKLVQQGRPGKYEFVEGTQAQQELTGRVMEDSYRQSYEAYQEMLAAGVAREVARSVLPVGLYSSMYATCNARSLMHFLGLRTQHELAKVPSFPQREIEMVGEKMEEHWAKLMPLTYAAFNANGRIAP; encoded by the coding sequence GTGACCGATACACCCACCGAGACCGCCAAGCCCAGCTTCCGCAGCGATGTCACCGTGGAGCTGGTGAAGCACACCGCGGGTGACTCCGATGTGCTGTGGGCCGCCCGTGTCTCAACCGCGGGCGAGCAGTCCCTCGACGAGCTCCGGAAGGACCCGGACCGTTCCCAGGGGCTGATCAACTATCTGATGCGGGACCGCCACGGCAGCCCCTTCGAGCACAACTCGATGACGTTCTTCATCAGCGCCCCGATCTTCGTGTTCCGCGAGTTCATGCGGCACCGCGTCGGCTGGTCGTACAACGAGGAGTCGGGCCGGTACAGGGAGCTCCAGCCGGTCTTCTACATTCCCTCCGAGTCGCGCAAGCTGGTGCAGCAGGGCCGCCCCGGCAAGTACGAGTTCGTCGAGGGCACCCAGGCCCAGCAGGAGCTGACCGGCCGGGTCATGGAGGACTCCTACCGCCAGTCGTACGAGGCCTACCAGGAGATGCTGGCTGCCGGCGTCGCCCGGGAGGTGGCCCGCTCGGTGCTCCCGGTGGGTCTCTACTCGTCGATGTACGCCACCTGCAACGCGCGCTCGCTGATGCACTTCCTCGGCCTGCGCACCCAGCACGAGCTGGCCAAGGTGCCGTCCTTCCCGCAGCGTGAGATCGAGATGGTCGGCGAGAAGATGGAGGAGCACTGGGCGAAGCTCATGCCGCTCACCTACGCCGCCTTCAATGCCAACGGGCGCATCGCTCCGTAA
- the dapA gene encoding 4-hydroxy-tetrahydrodipicolinate synthase has product MAPTSTPQTPFGRVLTAMITPFTADGALDLDGAQRLAAHLVDAGNDGLIINGTTGESPTTSDAEKEQLVRAVLEAVGDRAHVVAGIGTNDTHHTLELARAAERAGAHGLLAVTPYYNKPPQEGLYRHFTAIADTTELPVMLYDIPGRSGVPIDTETIVRLAEHPRIVANKDAKGDLGRASWAIARSGLAWYSGDDMLNLPLLSVGAVGFVSVVGHIVTPELRALVDAYVAGDVQKATEIHQKLLPVYTGMFRTQGVMTTKAALALQGLPAGPLRLPLVELSPEETARLKVDLAAGGVQL; this is encoded by the coding sequence ATGGCACCGACCTCCACTCCGCAGACCCCCTTCGGCCGGGTCCTCACCGCCATGATCACGCCGTTCACGGCGGATGGCGCTCTCGACCTCGACGGCGCGCAGCGGCTCGCCGCCCATCTGGTCGACGCAGGTAACGACGGGCTGATCATCAACGGCACCACCGGTGAATCCCCGACCACCAGCGACGCGGAGAAAGAGCAGCTTGTACGGGCCGTACTGGAGGCCGTCGGAGACCGGGCCCACGTCGTCGCCGGTATCGGCACCAACGACACCCACCACACCCTCGAGCTCGCCCGTGCCGCCGAGCGCGCGGGCGCACACGGCCTGCTCGCGGTGACGCCGTACTACAACAAGCCCCCTCAGGAGGGGCTGTACCGCCACTTCACGGCGATCGCCGACACCACCGAGCTCCCGGTGATGCTGTACGACATCCCCGGCCGCAGCGGCGTCCCCATCGACACCGAGACGATCGTCCGCCTCGCCGAGCACCCGCGCATCGTCGCCAACAAGGACGCCAAGGGCGACCTCGGCCGCGCCAGCTGGGCCATCGCCCGCAGCGGCCTCGCCTGGTACTCCGGCGACGACATGCTCAACCTGCCGTTGCTCTCGGTCGGCGCCGTCGGTTTCGTCTCCGTCGTCGGCCACATCGTCACTCCTGAGCTGCGCGCCCTCGTCGACGCGTACGTCGCCGGCGACGTACAGAAGGCGACCGAGATCCACCAGAAGCTGCTCCCGGTCTACACCGGCATGTTCCGGACCCAGGGCGTCATGACCACCAAGGCCGCGCTTGCCCTCCAAGGCCTGCCCGCCGGGCCGCTGCGGCTCCCGCTCGTCGAACTCTCGCCCGAAGAGACAGCCCGGCTCAAGGTCGATCTCGCTGCCGGCGGGGTACAGCTCTGA
- a CDS encoding ribonuclease J, with protein sequence MSHPHPELGAPPKLAEGGLRITPLGGLGEIGRNMTVFEYGGRLLIVDCGVLFPEEEQPGVDLILPDFTSIQDRLDDVEGIVLTHGHEDHIGGVPFLLRLKPDIPLIGSKLTLALIEAKLQEHRIRPYTLEVAEGQRERIGPFDCEFIAVNHSIPDALAVAIRTPAGMAVHTGDFKMDQLPLDNRLTDLHAFARLSEEGIDLLLTDSTNAEVPGFTPHERDISNVLRQVFASAQKRIIVASFASHVHRIQQILDAAHEYGRRVAFVGRSMVRNMGIARDLGYLRVPAGLVVDVRTLDDLPDDEVVLVCTGSQGEPMAALSRMANRDHQIRIVQGDTIILASSLIPGNENAVYRVINGLTRWGANVVHKGNAKVHVSGHASAGELLYFYNICKPKNLMPVHGEWRHLRANAELGALTGVPKDHIVIAEDGVVVDLVDGRARITGKVQAGYVYVDGLSVGDVTEASLKDRRILGEEGIISVFVVVDSTTGKTVGGPNIHARGSGIEDAAFDAVIPKVEEALRKSAADGIVEPHQLQQLIRRSIGKWVSDTYRRRPMILPVVVEV encoded by the coding sequence TTGAGCCATCCGCATCCTGAACTCGGCGCGCCGCCGAAGCTGGCCGAAGGCGGCCTGCGCATCACTCCGCTCGGCGGTCTCGGCGAGATCGGCCGCAACATGACCGTCTTCGAGTACGGCGGCCGACTGCTGATCGTCGACTGCGGCGTCCTCTTCCCCGAGGAGGAGCAGCCCGGCGTCGACCTGATCCTGCCGGACTTCACATCCATCCAGGACCGCCTCGACGACGTCGAAGGCATCGTGCTCACGCACGGCCACGAGGACCACATCGGCGGCGTCCCCTTCCTGCTCCGTCTGAAGCCGGACATCCCGCTGATCGGCTCCAAGCTGACCCTCGCCCTCATCGAGGCGAAGCTCCAGGAGCACCGCATCCGCCCGTACACCCTCGAGGTCGCGGAAGGGCAGCGCGAGCGCATCGGCCCGTTCGACTGTGAGTTCATCGCGGTCAACCACTCCATCCCGGACGCCCTGGCGGTCGCCATCCGCACCCCCGCGGGCATGGCCGTCCACACGGGCGACTTCAAGATGGACCAGCTCCCGCTGGACAACCGTCTCACCGACCTCCACGCCTTCGCGCGGCTCAGCGAGGAGGGCATCGACCTCCTGCTGACCGACTCGACGAACGCAGAGGTCCCCGGCTTCACCCCGCACGAGCGCGACATCTCCAATGTCCTGCGCCAGGTCTTCGCGAGTGCCCAGAAGCGGATCATCGTGGCGAGCTTCGCCAGCCACGTCCACCGCATCCAGCAGATCCTCGACGCGGCACACGAGTACGGCCGCAGGGTCGCCTTCGTCGGCCGCTCGATGGTCCGCAACATGGGTATCGCCCGCGACCTCGGCTACCTCCGGGTTCCGGCCGGCCTCGTCGTGGACGTCCGGACGCTCGACGACCTGCCGGACGACGAGGTCGTTCTCGTCTGCACGGGTTCCCAGGGCGAGCCCATGGCCGCGCTGTCCCGCATGGCCAACCGCGACCACCAGATCCGCATCGTCCAGGGCGACACCATCATCCTGGCCTCGTCACTCATTCCGGGTAACGAGAATGCCGTATACCGGGTGATCAACGGCCTTACCCGCTGGGGCGCCAACGTCGTCCACAAGGGCAACGCCAAGGTCCATGTCTCGGGCCACGCTTCGGCCGGCGAGCTGCTGTACTTCTACAACATCTGCAAGCCGAAGAACCTCATGCCGGTCCACGGCGAATGGCGCCACCTGCGTGCCAACGCCGAGCTCGGCGCGCTGACGGGAGTCCCCAAGGACCACATCGTCATCGCCGAGGACGGCGTGGTGGTCGACCTCGTCGACGGCCGTGCCCGGATCACCGGCAAGGTCCAGGCGGGCTATGTGTACGTCGACGGACTCTCGGTCGGTGATGTCACCGAGGCGTCGCTGAAGGACCGCCGCATCCTCGGCGAGGAAGGCATCATCTCGGTCTTCGTCGTCGTCGACTCCACGACAGGCAAGACCGTCGGTGGTCCGAACATCCACGCTCGCGGTTCCGGCATCGAGGACGCGGCGTTCGACGCCGTGATCCCGAAGGTCGAGGAAGCCCTGCGCAAGTCGGCCGCCGACGGCATCGTCGAACCGCACCAGCTCCAGCAGCTGATCCGCCGCTCGATCGGCAAGTGGGTCTCCGACACCTACCGCCGACGTCCGATGATCCTTCCGGTCGTCGTCGAGGTCTGA
- a CDS encoding alpha/beta hydrolase family esterase has product MAFALVLVGCGSNSGSSKSARKSKKPTSGSAERASKERPRPGDQKVTLTWKGKQRGYTVHAPPGYTTGKQLPLVIAMHPYPSYGDYVAQLSGFSRKADEKGFLVAYPDGLDGGYNALACCGTEDDVGFIRTMTKRLIDTWKADPDRIYATGISNGGDMSYKLAVETDVLAAIAPVSGGYIGSATQSPDYVPRTPVSVMTFIGGQDQNYGAFDNGVKQWQQRLGCTAGPEKKVRGDSTRTTAKCRDTSEFVAYRLPSMGHSWPGSGDSRMGDMLTGIQATDLIWDFFASHPKRS; this is encoded by the coding sequence GTGGCATTCGCGTTGGTGCTGGTCGGCTGCGGCTCCAACAGCGGCAGCAGCAAGTCTGCCCGCAAGTCCAAGAAGCCGACTTCCGGTTCCGCCGAACGAGCTTCCAAGGAGCGCCCGCGGCCCGGCGACCAGAAGGTCACACTCACCTGGAAGGGCAAGCAGCGCGGGTACACCGTGCACGCTCCACCCGGCTACACAACCGGCAAACAACTCCCACTCGTCATCGCCATGCACCCCTATCCGAGCTACGGGGACTATGTCGCACAGCTCAGTGGCTTCAGCAGGAAGGCCGACGAGAAGGGCTTCCTCGTCGCCTACCCCGACGGTCTCGACGGGGGCTACAACGCGTTGGCCTGCTGCGGCACGGAGGACGACGTAGGTTTCATCCGCACGATGACGAAACGTCTGATCGACACGTGGAAGGCCGACCCGGACCGCATCTATGCAACGGGCATCTCCAACGGCGGCGACATGTCGTACAAGCTCGCCGTGGAAACGGATGTCCTGGCGGCCATCGCACCGGTCAGCGGCGGGTACATCGGCAGTGCCACCCAGAGTCCCGACTACGTCCCGAGGACCCCGGTGTCCGTCATGACCTTCATCGGCGGACAGGACCAGAATTACGGCGCCTTCGACAACGGCGTCAAACAGTGGCAGCAACGCCTCGGTTGCACTGCCGGCCCGGAGAAGAAGGTCCGCGGCGACAGCACCCGTACGACCGCGAAATGCCGCGACACATCGGAGTTCGTCGCCTATCGGCTTCCTTCGATGGGCCACAGCTGGCCCGGCTCCGGCGACAGCCGTATGGGTGACATGCTGACGGGTATCCAGGCCACTGACCTGATCTGGGACTTCTTCGCGTCCCATCCGAAACGCTCCTGA